In one window of Mytilus trossulus isolate FHL-02 chromosome 7, PNRI_Mtr1.1.1.hap1, whole genome shotgun sequence DNA:
- the LOC134724721 gene encoding uncharacterized protein LOC134724721 produces the protein MAAKRTNHFNYNLTNMEYIYLRPTSYFPPTSRAWMQNITSSILKQYTEEKTHSKSKTMWKEKPEHWPLNKPFYDTKNKSQDNRGKTISDEDLLKCLLDCCKHKNVQINFLYQKEVAAWQEKRRELLYKLYIFRMNMEKIKIAIKNMISNMDSEEMKTGLQSINVSLTLETDITCSRCKGQSEIITEITRYLATVLCKIMKGKDPEAKCDGIWTSPPDNWPSAVPFYSPHNRGKCKQTGSDQELVLTLIQNSKAIIPQKYQSLITAFQNVVNANNSKEAKKLKETLCRIYTIQNNISIIDNALQTMHEQGLFTLNVHSILNQWWTTQTLDSQSDEILKNSAIISDNRQAIQIQITETSFKIGFKANDLEDITKSHVFYNITSQTQKSSPQIICSSSSTSSSTNEHNLETLNNDSIFLSCSKDIDFEHCKDQAVLTKEQSKNCQTKETRFHLSENFGSSKDEPENVITYLNSKQTKGKKRIHPKDEELQSEIKRPTLSTDNDYNTQTEENNETQQSEQPSIRQDNIELQYSEKWLFTNLGITDGDLSTNISTLSQDEDFLSSADNCLSDQLEVLLTDFTVGLESDKNSNTEELLSRGHDKE, from the exons ATGGCAGCTAAGCGGACAAATCATTTTAActataatttaacaaatatggagTACATCTATTTGAGACCTACTAGTTATTTTCCTCCAACGTCGAGGGCATGGATGCAGAATATTACTTCTAGCATTCTCAAACAATATACTGAAGAGAAAACACATTCGAAATCAAAAACAATGTGGAAAGAAAAACCTGAGCACTGGCCCCTTAATAAACCATTTTAtgacacaaaaaacaaatcacaaGACAATCGAGGAAAAACAATATCTGATGAAGACCTCTTGAAATGTTTGCTTGATTGCTGCAAgcacaaaaatgtacaaattaacTTCCTATACCAGAAAGAAGTAGCTGCTTGGCAAGAAAAAAGACGTGAACtactttataaattatatatttttcgcATGAATATGGAGAAAATCAAAATTGccattaaaaacatgatttccAATATGGATTCTGAGGAAATGAAAACAGGTCTGCAAAGTATAAATGTCAGTCTTACCTTAGAAACAGACATAACATGTAGCCGCTGCAAAGGCCAGTCTGAAATAATAACTGAAATTACTCGCTATCTTGCCACCGTACTGTGTAAAATTATGAAAGGAAAAGATCCAGAAGCAAAATGTGATGGTATTTGGACATCTCCTCCTGACAACTGGCCTTCAGCAGTTCCATTTTATAGTCCACACAACAGAGGAAAATGTAAACAGACAGGCTCAGATCAGGAGCTTGTTTTGACTCtgattcaaaattcaaaagccATAATTCCTCAGAAATATCAGTCTTTAATTACAGCTTTTCAAAATGTTGTAAATGCAAATAATTCAAAGGAAGCAAAAAAGCTCAAAGAAACGTTATGTAGAATTTATACCATTCAgaataatatttcaatcattgaCAATGCTCTGCAGACTATGCATGAACAGGGACTATTTACATTGAATGTGCACAGCATTTTAAACCAATGGTGGACAACACAAACTCTTGATAGTCAAAGTGATGAAATTTTGAAGAATTCTGCAATAATTTCAGACAACAGACAGGCTATTCAAATACAAATTACAGAGACATCTTTCAAGATTGGCTTCAAGGCAAATGATTTAGAAGATATAACAAAGTCACATGTATTTTACAACATAACCTCCCAAACACAAAAATCTAGTCCACAAATAATTTGCAGTAGTTCATCAACAAGTTCTTCAACCAATGAACATAATCTGGAAACACTTAATAATGATAGCATATTTCTAAGCTGCTCAAAAGACATTGATTTTGAACATTGTAAAGATCAGGCAGTTTTAACAAAAGAACAATCTAAAAACTGTCAAACAAAAGAAACTAGATTTCATTTAAGTGAAAACTTTGGAAGCAGCAAAGATGAGCCAGAAAATGTTATAACATATCTTAATTCAAAGCAGACAAAGGGAAAA AAAAGAATACATccaaaagatgaagagctacaGTCTGAAATAAAAAGGCCAACATTATCAACTGACAATGATTACAACACACAG ACTGAAGAAAATAATGAAACGCAGCAATCAGAGCAACCATCCATAAGACAAGACAACATTGAACTACAATACAGTGAAAAGTGGCTGTTTACAAATTTAGGCATTACTGATGGtgatttatcaacaaatatatcAACTCTTTCGCAAGATGAAGACTTTTTGTCTAGTGCTGACAATTGTTTAAGTGATCAGCTAGAAGTTTTACTAACAGATTTTACGGTTGGACTTGAATCAGACAAGAACTCAAATACCGAAGAACTTTTATCAAGAGGTCATGACAAAGAGTGA